A genomic region of Magnolia sinica isolate HGM2019 chromosome 6, MsV1, whole genome shotgun sequence contains the following coding sequences:
- the LOC131249555 gene encoding uncharacterized protein LOC131249555 has protein sequence MDPLKYLFKKPALTGRIAKWQLLLSEFDITYVTLKAIKGQALADHLATYSLPNYQPLKTFFPDEDILLIEEEEKRKVGEWTLFFDGAANSKGSEVGAILYSPYHVPIPISNVKKLRVFGDSQLIINQTNGDWRTKDEKLIPYHICLENLTEEFEEITFSYMPRAKNQFADALTTLALMVEIPKRASEWELTVELQEEPAFCLKIDESETSLNDQPWYTDIKEYLEHQKFLERASSTDRRTIQQLAAQFTITKDILYKRSFNQVLLRCVDEIEVAQIMSQVHEGLCGPHINGHMMTSYDSVTIA, from the exons ATGGACCCGTTGAAATATTTGTTCAAGAAACCGGCACTAACAGGCAGGATCGCAAAATGGCAGCTACTGCTTTCcgagttcgacatcacctatgtcactctgAAAGcgatcaaggggcaagcactggcTGACCACCTAGCAACATACTCTCTGCCTAATTACCAACCACTGAAGACATTCTTCCCCGATGAGGATATTCTCCtgattgaggaagaagaaaaaagaaaggtagGAGAGTGGACGCTCTTCTTcgacggagccgcaaactcaaaagGGAGTGAAGTAGGCGCCATTCTCTACTCTCCCTATCACGTTCCAATTCCTATATCCAA CGTGAAGAAGTTGCGAGTCTTCGGAGATTCAcagctcatcatcaatcaaacaaATGGCGACTGGAGGACCAAGGATGAAAAGTTAATCCCTTATCACATCTGTCTGGAGAATCTAACTGAAGAATTTGAAGAAATCACATTTTCTTACATGCCCCGAGCCAAAAACCAATTTGCGGACGCCCTGACAACTCTCGCCTTGATGGTGGAAATCCCAAAAAGAGCCTCTGAATGGGAGCTTACTGTTGAACTTCAGGAAGAACCCGCATTTTGCCTAAAGATAGACGAATCTGAGACCTCTCTGAACGACCAACCATGGTACACAGACATCAAAGAATATCTCGAGCATCAAAAGTTCCTAGAAAGAGCATCATCAACTGATCGTCGCACTATCCAGCAGCTAGCGGCCCAGTTCACGATCACCAAGGATATCCTTtacaagcgatccttcaatcaagtccttcTCCGCTGTGTGGACGAAATAGAAGTAGCACAAATCATGTCACAAGTCCACgaaggactatgcggcccacaTATAAATGGACACATGATGACATCCTATGACTCGGTTACTATTGCCTGA